The Helicobacter mustelae genome has a segment encoding these proteins:
- the ureB gene encoding urease subunit beta codes for MKMKRQEYVNTYGPTTGDKVRLGDTDLWAEVEHDYTVYGEELKFGAGKTIREGMGQSNSPDENTLDLVITNALIIDYTGIYKADIGIKNGKIHGIGKAGNKDMQDGVTPHMVVGVGTEALAGEGMIITAGGIDSHTHFLSPQQFPTALANGVTTMFGGGTGPVDGTNATTITPGVWNLHRMLRAAEEYGMNVGLLGKGNSSSRAQLVEQVKAGAIGFKLHEDWGTTPSAIDHCLSVADEYDVQVCIHTDTVNEAGYVDDTLRAMNGRAIHAYHIEGAGGGHSPDVITMAGEVNILPSSTTPTIPYTINTVAEHLDMLMTCHHLDKRIREDLQFSQSRIRPGSIAAEDTLHDMGVIAMTSSDSQAMGRAGEVIPRTWQTADKNKKEFGRLTEEKGDNDNFRIKRYISKYTINPAITHGVSEYIGSVEEGKIADLVVWNPAFFGVKPKIIIKGGMVVFSEMGDSNASVPTPQPVYYREMFGHHGKAKFDTSITFVSKVAYENGIKEKLGLERKVLPVKNCRNVTKKDFKFNNTTAKITVNPETFEVFVNGKLCTSKPATEVALASRYTFF; via the coding sequence ATGAAAATGAAAAGACAAGAATATGTTAATACTTATGGCCCCACAACTGGCGATAAAGTACGCCTTGGTGATACGGACCTTTGGGCAGAGGTGGAGCATGATTACACCGTCTATGGTGAAGAGCTCAAATTTGGTGCGGGTAAAACCATCCGCGAGGGTATGGGACAAAGTAATAGCCCAGATGAAAACACACTAGATTTGGTCATCACCAATGCCCTTATCATCGATTACACTGGGATTTACAAAGCAGATATTGGAATCAAAAATGGCAAGATCCATGGCATTGGAAAAGCGGGCAACAAGGATATGCAAGATGGCGTCACTCCTCATATGGTCGTTGGTGTAGGCACAGAAGCGCTTGCAGGAGAGGGTATGATCATCACTGCTGGTGGGATTGATAGCCATACACACTTCCTCTCTCCTCAACAATTCCCCACAGCCCTAGCCAATGGCGTTACAACCATGTTTGGTGGCGGTACAGGCCCTGTGGATGGTACAAATGCGACTACGATCACCCCAGGTGTGTGGAATTTGCATCGCATGCTGCGTGCTGCTGAAGAGTATGGGATGAATGTGGGCCTTCTGGGCAAAGGAAACAGCTCTAGCCGCGCTCAATTGGTAGAGCAAGTAAAAGCGGGTGCGATTGGATTTAAATTGCATGAAGACTGGGGTACAACACCAAGTGCAATCGATCACTGCCTTAGTGTAGCTGATGAGTATGATGTACAAGTTTGCATCCACACTGATACTGTAAATGAAGCAGGTTATGTAGATGACACACTCAGAGCGATGAATGGACGCGCGATCCATGCTTATCACATTGAGGGTGCAGGAGGAGGACACTCTCCTGATGTTATCACCATGGCTGGTGAAGTGAACATTCTCCCTTCTTCTACCACTCCTACTATTCCTTATACGATCAATACAGTTGCTGAGCACTTGGATATGCTCATGACTTGCCACCACTTGGATAAGCGCATCCGCGAGGATTTGCAATTCTCCCAAAGCCGCATCCGCCCTGGATCTATCGCAGCTGAGGATACGCTTCATGATATGGGTGTGATTGCAATGACTAGCTCTGACTCTCAAGCAATGGGGCGCGCAGGAGAGGTGATCCCTAGAACCTGGCAAACTGCTGACAAAAACAAAAAAGAATTTGGTCGCTTGACAGAAGAAAAGGGGGATAATGACAACTTCCGCATCAAGCGCTATATCTCTAAATACACCATCAACCCAGCCATCACTCATGGCGTGAGCGAATACATCGGCTCTGTAGAAGAGGGCAAAATCGCTGATTTGGTGGTTTGGAATCCTGCATTCTTTGGTGTAAAACCCAAAATCATCATCAAGGGCGGAATGGTGGTATTCTCTGAAATGGGTGACTCCAACGCTTCTGTGCCGACTCCGCAACCTGTTTATTACCGTGAAATGTTTGGACATCATGGAAAGGCGAAATTTGACACAAGCATCACTTTTGTCTCTAAAGTCGCTTACGAAAATGGCATCAAAGAAAAACTTGGCTTGGAAAGAAAGGTTTTGCCCGTCAAAAATTGCCGTAATGTCACCAAAAAAGATTTCAAATTCAATAACACCACAGCCAAAATCACTGTGAATCCTGAAACCTTTGAAGTTTTTGTAAATGGCAAACTCTGCACCTCCAAACCTGCTACTGAAGTAGCTTTGGCTAGCCGCTATACATTCTTCTAA
- the ureA gene encoding urease subunit alpha: MKLTPKEQEKFLLYYAGEVARKRKEEGLKLNQPEAIAYISAHIMDEARRGKKTVAQLMEECVHFLKKDEVMPGVGNMVPDLGVEANFPDGTKLVTVNWPIEPDDFKAGEIKFASDKDIELNAGKEITELKVTNKGPKSLHVGSHFHFFEANRALEFDREKAYGKRLDIPSGNTLRIGAGETKTVHLIPIGGSKKIIGMNGLLNGIADDLHKQKALEKAKHHGFIK, translated from the coding sequence ATGAAACTAACACCTAAAGAACAAGAAAAATTCTTGTTGTATTATGCAGGAGAGGTGGCCAGAAAGCGTAAGGAAGAGGGCTTAAAGCTCAATCAACCCGAAGCGATTGCTTATATTAGTGCTCATATTATGGATGAAGCGCGCCGCGGCAAAAAAACTGTAGCCCAACTTATGGAAGAGTGCGTGCATTTCTTGAAAAAGGATGAGGTTATGCCAGGCGTAGGCAATATGGTACCCGATCTAGGAGTAGAAGCCAATTTCCCAGATGGCACAAAGCTTGTGACTGTGAATTGGCCAATTGAACCAGATGATTTCAAAGCAGGCGAGATTAAGTTTGCTTCTGACAAGGATATTGAACTCAATGCAGGAAAAGAGATTACAGAATTGAAAGTTACAAATAAGGGGCCTAAATCTTTGCACGTGGGAAGCCATTTCCATTTCTTTGAAGCTAACAGAGCTTTGGAATTTGATCGCGAAAAAGCATATGGAAAGCGCTTAGATATTCCTTCTGGAAATACACTGCGCATCGGTGCAGGGGAAACCAAGACAGTGCATCTCATTCCAATTGGTGGTAGCAAAAAAATTATCGGAATGAATGGACTTTTGAATGGTATCGCAGATGATCTACATAAACAAAAAGCTCTAGAAAAAGCAAAACATCACGGATTTATCAAGTAA
- a CDS encoding DEAD/DEAH box helicase, producing MTKNNKKNNMTGVLDAEGFENLGLSKTVLKGVLDAGFRMPTPIQEQAIPAILQERDVIAQAQTGTGKTAAFTLPILEMLHHNQSIEALIITPTRELTMQVSDEIYKLGRPKNIKTVCVYGGQSIKRQCELLAKNPQIMVATPGRLLDHLKSGRLDNFTPRFVVLDESDEMLDMGFLDDIEEIFNYLPNNIQVLLFSATMPEAIKKLAQRILHNPIHIKITPTANMTNLDVTQYYCVIGEGERQEALMRILDTENIYKSIIFTRTKKEADGLYNFLEARGYKAGTLHGDMEQRDRRAAILDFKKCHYKILVATDVASRGLDISDVSHVFNYHIPTNSEVYVHRIGRTGRAGKKGKAITFVTPLEFKDLKKIQEDVGSKLEIYEIPHMPQSPKTFVNKVLQTKIHNSALEILESLKEYLDSTQIILKLLSMQMEGQSIGLSKEDIEKMHRDITKQGKESREEKEGKKRKKRKKRGKGEKEGREGKEEPRGKKPREEKNSQERRQKSANSQTKKAK from the coding sequence ATGACAAAAAATAACAAAAAAAACAATATGACGGGGGTTTTGGATGCGGAGGGTTTTGAGAATCTCGGACTTTCCAAAACCGTACTCAAAGGGGTTTTGGATGCGGGTTTTCGTATGCCCACTCCTATACAGGAGCAGGCCATCCCTGCGATTTTACAAGAGAGAGATGTCATCGCCCAGGCCCAAACTGGCACGGGAAAGACTGCAGCCTTTACCCTACCCATCCTTGAGATGCTTCATCACAATCAAAGCATCGAGGCACTAATCATTACACCCACAAGAGAGCTTACTATGCAAGTAAGCGATGAAATCTACAAGCTTGGTCGCCCCAAAAACATCAAAACTGTTTGTGTTTATGGCGGGCAAAGCATCAAGCGCCAATGCGAACTCCTAGCCAAAAATCCCCAGATCATGGTCGCCACCCCAGGGCGTCTGCTAGATCATCTCAAAAGCGGCAGACTCGATAACTTCACTCCGCGCTTTGTAGTTCTTGATGAGAGCGATGAGATGCTAGATATGGGATTTTTGGATGATATCGAAGAGATTTTCAATTATCTGCCAAATAACATCCAAGTGCTTCTATTTTCTGCCACGATGCCAGAGGCCATCAAAAAACTCGCGCAAAGAATTCTCCACAATCCCATCCACATCAAGATCACACCCACTGCCAACATGACGAATTTGGATGTCACGCAATATTATTGTGTCATTGGCGAGGGCGAGCGCCAAGAGGCCTTGATGCGCATTCTAGACACAGAAAACATCTACAAAAGCATCATCTTTACTCGCACAAAAAAAGAAGCTGATGGCTTATATAATTTTTTGGAAGCGCGGGGCTACAAGGCAGGGACATTGCATGGGGATATGGAACAGCGCGATCGCAGGGCAGCGATTTTGGATTTCAAAAAATGTCACTACAAAATTCTTGTGGCCACAGATGTGGCAAGCAGAGGGCTTGACATCAGCGATGTGAGCCATGTGTTCAATTATCACATACCCACCAATTCCGAAGTCTATGTGCATCGCATCGGGCGCACAGGGAGGGCGGGCAAAAAAGGCAAGGCCATTACCTTTGTCACTCCCCTGGAATTCAAAGATCTCAAAAAAATCCAGGAAGATGTGGGAAGCAAGCTAGAAATCTATGAAATTCCCCACATGCCTCAAAGCCCCAAAACCTTCGTCAACAAAGTGCTACAGACCAAGATTCACAACAGTGCTCTAGAGATTCTAGAATCCCTCAAAGAATATTTGGATTCCACACAAATCATCCTCAAGCTTTTAAGCATGCAGATGGAGGGACAATCCATCGGACTCTCCAAAGAGGATATTGAAAAAATGCACAGAGACATCACAAAGCAAGGCAAAGAGAGCAGGGAAGAAAAAGAAGGCAAAAAAAGAAAGAAAAGGAAGAAAAGAGGCAAGGGAGAAAAAGAAGGGAGAGAGGGCAAAGAGGAGCCAAGGGGCAAGAAACCCAGAGAAGAGAAAAACAGCCAAGAGCGCAGACAAAAATCTGCTAATTCGCAGACAAAAAAAGCAAAATAG
- a CDS encoding branched-chain amino acid transaminase: protein MKEAKYIWKDGKLVTWKDATTHVLSHTLHYGNAAFEGTRAYLTEEGLAIFRLQDHTKRLLNSCKITAIKCPYTQEELENAQIELLRANTYEGNVYIRPLIYLGYGVMGIDYRKAPVNVAIAAWEWGAYLGEEGLEKGIQVKTSSFTRSSTKSIMGKAKIAGNYLNSQMAKYEALQSGFEEALLLDDNGFVAEGSGECFFIVRNGKLITPPNDNSLESITQLTVMELAKDLGIEVLQRHITRDEVYIADEAFFTGTAAEITPIRSLDYREIGSGSRGALTAKLQSHFFDVVMGKNPKYKHYLTYIR from the coding sequence ATGAAAGAAGCAAAATATATTTGGAAAGATGGGAAGCTTGTTACGTGGAAGGATGCAACCACACATGTATTGAGCCACACCCTGCATTACGGGAATGCCGCATTTGAAGGAACAAGAGCCTATCTCACAGAAGAAGGATTGGCAATCTTTCGCCTACAAGACCACACCAAGAGATTATTAAATTCTTGCAAGATCACTGCCATAAAATGCCCCTACACCCAAGAGGAGCTAGAAAATGCACAGATTGAACTGCTGCGCGCAAATACCTATGAGGGAAATGTCTATATCCGCCCTCTGATTTATCTGGGCTATGGAGTGATGGGCATAGACTACCGCAAGGCCCCTGTAAATGTAGCTATTGCCGCATGGGAGTGGGGTGCATACCTAGGAGAGGAAGGGCTAGAAAAAGGCATTCAAGTCAAAACAAGCTCCTTTACTCGAAGCAGCACTAAATCCATCATGGGAAAGGCAAAAATCGCAGGAAATTATTTGAATTCCCAAATGGCTAAATATGAAGCGCTGCAATCAGGATTTGAAGAGGCCTTATTGTTGGATGATAACGGATTTGTCGCAGAGGGGAGTGGAGAATGCTTCTTCATCGTGCGAAATGGCAAACTCATCACCCCTCCAAATGACAATTCCCTGGAATCCATCACGCAATTAACCGTAATGGAACTGGCAAAAGATTTGGGCATTGAGGTTTTGCAGCGCCACATCACCCGAGATGAGGTCTATATAGCAGATGAGGCATTTTTCACAGGGACTGCTGCAGAGATCACACCTATTCGTTCTTTGGATTATCGTGAGATTGGCAGCGGATCTCGTGGTGCACTCACCGCCAAACTCCAGAGTCATTTTTTTGATGTTGTCATGGGGAAAAATCCAAAATACAAACACTATTTAACCTACATTCGTTAA
- a CDS encoding prohibitin family protein produces the protein MPIDLNEHLKRKTQNNSGNEMKDELPQKGKKPGLDNQFFSKNMTLLIAAVIIIAGLFILRPFVVINSGEVGIKVTAGEYDKIPLQPGIRFFIPLIQKIIIVDTKVRVINFSSTENMGVLGKNQNIYHNEAINVMDSRGLTVSIELTVQYQLDAQNASLTLATYGQGWEQIIINPIVRDVVRNVIGRYPAEDLPTKRNEIAKLIDEGIRNDIAKRENHPVELSSVQLREIVLPPKIKEQIEKVQIARQEAERVRYEVERSKQEAEKMAALAKGEAQSNRIKAQGSADAVLIQAKANANANKAIAESLNDRLLRLREIETQGKFNEALKENKDAQIFLMPGGAVPNLWVDSKKKAASAH, from the coding sequence ATGCCAATTGATCTAAACGAGCATCTCAAAAGAAAAACACAAAATAACAGCGGCAATGAAATGAAGGATGAACTGCCTCAAAAGGGCAAAAAACCTGGTCTTGACAATCAATTTTTTAGCAAAAATATGACCTTACTCATCGCTGCAGTCATCATCATTGCAGGGCTTTTTATCCTGCGCCCATTTGTTGTCATCAATTCTGGTGAAGTGGGAATCAAGGTCACTGCTGGGGAATATGACAAAATTCCACTACAGCCAGGAATTCGATTTTTCATCCCCTTGATACAAAAAATCATTATTGTAGATACAAAGGTTCGGGTGATTAATTTTTCTAGCACTGAAAATATGGGGGTTTTAGGAAAAAACCAAAATATCTATCATAATGAGGCAATTAATGTAATGGATTCTCGCGGGCTTACTGTATCCATTGAACTCACCGTTCAATACCAACTCGATGCACAAAATGCCTCTCTCACGCTAGCCACCTATGGACAAGGGTGGGAGCAAATCATCATCAACCCCATCGTGCGTGATGTTGTGCGCAATGTGATCGGACGCTATCCCGCAGAAGATCTGCCCACGAAGCGAAATGAGATTGCCAAACTCATAGATGAGGGGATCCGCAATGATATTGCCAAGCGAGAAAATCATCCTGTGGAGTTGAGTTCTGTGCAGCTGCGAGAAATTGTTTTACCACCAAAAATTAAGGAACAGATTGAAAAAGTACAGATCGCACGCCAAGAGGCTGAACGCGTACGCTATGAGGTAGAAAGAAGCAAGCAAGAAGCAGAAAAAATGGCAGCCCTTGCCAAGGGAGAAGCCCAGTCCAATCGCATCAAAGCACAAGGAAGTGCAGATGCAGTGCTCATCCAAGCCAAGGCCAATGCCAATGCCAATAAGGCTATTGCAGAAAGCCTCAATGACCGCTTATTGCGATTGCGCGAAATCGAGACACAGGGCAAATTCAATGAGGCGCTCAAAGAAAACAAAGATGCACAGATCTTCTTAATGCCTGGAGGTGCAGTGCCCAATCTCTGGGTAGACTCCAAGAAAAAAGCAGCAAGCGCTCATTAA
- the hisIE gene encoding bifunctional phosphoribosyl-AMP cyclohydrolase/phosphoribosyl-ATP diphosphatase HisIE, which produces MQKFITQLDWRKSPLIPAIIQDDESLEVLMLGFVNQEALSLSLETGFMHYFSRSKNRIWKKGESSGCFQKIKNIKLDCDRDSLLVCVEQVGSACHTGERSCFFRELKNDADNTISLDCAYKKETLLKDCDTQKNSHTNQENAILDTLYHILLERKFSSSSTSYTASLYQKGINTICKKITEEVGELVCEIKDEEKEKMIYETADVFYHIFVALAYYNIHPENILQELKRRFAFSGIEEKNGRKS; this is translated from the coding sequence ATGCAAAAGTTTATTACTCAGCTAGATTGGAGAAAATCTCCCCTCATCCCCGCAATCATTCAAGATGATGAGAGCCTTGAAGTTTTGATGTTGGGATTTGTTAATCAAGAAGCTCTAAGTCTAAGTCTAGAGACAGGGTTTATGCATTATTTCTCTCGCTCCAAAAATCGCATTTGGAAGAAGGGGGAAAGCAGTGGGTGCTTCCAAAAAATCAAAAATATCAAGCTGGATTGCGATCGTGATAGCCTACTTGTCTGTGTAGAACAAGTGGGAAGCGCCTGCCACACAGGGGAGCGCAGCTGCTTTTTTAGAGAACTAAAAAATGATGCAGACAATACAATCTCACTAGATTGCGCTTACAAAAAAGAAACTCTTCTTAAAGATTGTGATACGCAAAAAAACTCGCACACAAACCAAGAAAATGCCATTCTCGATACGCTTTATCACATATTGCTAGAACGTAAATTTTCCTCCAGCAGCACTTCTTACACTGCCTCACTTTATCAAAAAGGCATCAACACCATTTGCAAAAAAATCACCGAGGAAGTGGGAGAGCTGGTCTGCGAAATCAAAGATGAAGAAAAAGAAAAAATGATTTATGAGACTGCGGATGTGTTTTATCACATCTTTGTAGCACTTGCTTATTATAATATCCATCCAGAAAATATCCTACAAGAACTCAAAAGACGCTTTGCATTTAGTGGCATAGAGGAGAAAAATGGCAGAAAATCATGA
- a CDS encoding DUF2393 domain-containing protein: MIDSIYSTLYNIDIPMLVVLGICVLFSLLFLLVGIALFKRRFFPSFFFLLSLLSLFSAPFFIAYGSKKFLFKTTILHNQSRPLMFSDSFLIHLSFRNDGYRKIKHCMITISPKREKNLRNQLLDIFKPLERSYYVFSADISPHAAKQIQTIIPYFMREHAFKLILDCR; the protein is encoded by the coding sequence ATGATTGATTCCATCTATAGCACCCTTTATAATATCGATATTCCAATGCTTGTTGTTCTTGGCATTTGCGTGCTATTTTCTCTTTTGTTTTTACTGGTGGGAATTGCTCTTTTTAAGAGGCGCTTTTTTCCTAGCTTTTTCTTTCTGCTATCCCTTCTCTCTCTTTTTTCTGCGCCATTTTTCATCGCCTACGGTTCAAAAAAATTCCTTTTCAAAACCACAATCCTACACAATCAATCTCGCCCTCTGATGTTTAGCGATTCTTTTCTCATTCATCTTTCTTTTCGCAATGATGGCTATAGAAAAATCAAGCACTGCATGATTACCATATCCCCTAAGCGCGAAAAAAATCTGCGCAACCAATTGCTAGATATTTTTAAGCCGCTGGAGAGATCTTATTATGTTTTTAGTGCAGACATATCCCCTCATGCAGCCAAACAAATCCAGACCATCATCCCTTATTTTATGCGTGAGCATGCCTTCAAATTGATTCTAGATTGCAGATAA
- a CDS encoding alanine/glycine:cation symporter family protein, whose amino-acid sequence MDFSWVLSYLDKLDDFLYTYYLAVLLVIAGIFYSFRLGFVQVRLFAESIRVTFKKTHADQKNDEHISPFQALMISTASRVGIGNIAGIAFAITVGGQGAVFWMWVTAFFGGASAFAESTLAQVYKTRDGNGFKGGPAYYMKKALGMHWMGVLFAIVLILTYAYGFNGLQSYTMTSAFGVYYKAQGVSFAQSEWPLYIGVVLALFSALMFFSKSHFIGKVSSFVVPYMAFAYILLALIAVALNFEKIPTVIRDIVADAFDFKAIFGGFAGSAIVIGIKRGLFSNEAGMGSAPNAAAAAHTNHPVNQGLVQALSVFIDVVVCSSSAFLVLFSTSFVGKGQELTAIPLVQSAMQEYFGSIGLYFVTAAIVLFALTSLIGNYYYAQANIKYLTKSKLVMRIFQASAVLMVFVGAQMNLRLAWTIADILMAFMATLNIIAILFLSNIVHKVLRDYLQQKKQGIEPKFSAKKMGIKNAECWD is encoded by the coding sequence ATGGATTTTTCTTGGGTTCTTAGCTACTTGGATAAGCTGGATGATTTTCTCTACACCTATTACCTTGCAGTGCTTTTGGTAATCGCTGGGATTTTTTATAGTTTTCGTCTGGGGTTTGTCCAGGTTCGCTTGTTTGCAGAGAGCATCAGGGTGACATTCAAAAAAACCCACGCAGACCAAAAGAATGATGAGCATATAAGCCCCTTTCAGGCATTGATGATTTCTACTGCCTCTAGAGTAGGGATTGGGAATATCGCAGGGATCGCCTTTGCCATTACAGTGGGAGGTCAGGGAGCTGTGTTTTGGATGTGGGTGACTGCATTTTTTGGCGGAGCGAGTGCATTTGCAGAGAGCACTTTGGCCCAAGTGTACAAGACTCGCGATGGCAATGGATTCAAGGGGGGGCCCGCGTATTATATGAAAAAGGCATTGGGGATGCACTGGATGGGGGTTTTGTTTGCCATTGTTTTGATTCTCACCTATGCCTATGGTTTCAATGGCTTGCAGTCCTATACAATGACTTCGGCATTTGGAGTGTATTACAAAGCCCAGGGAGTGAGCTTTGCGCAAAGTGAATGGCCGCTTTATATTGGCGTGGTTTTAGCACTTTTTTCTGCATTGATGTTTTTTAGCAAAAGTCATTTCATTGGTAAGGTCAGTTCTTTTGTCGTTCCTTACATGGCATTCGCCTATATTTTGCTTGCCCTTATTGCTGTGGCACTAAATTTTGAAAAAATTCCAACAGTAATTCGTGATATTGTGGCTGATGCTTTTGATTTCAAGGCGATTTTTGGCGGATTTGCTGGGAGTGCGATTGTCATTGGGATTAAGCGCGGACTCTTTTCTAATGAGGCCGGCATGGGCTCTGCGCCTAATGCTGCTGCTGCTGCGCACACCAACCACCCTGTAAATCAAGGGCTTGTGCAGGCACTAAGTGTATTTATTGATGTGGTGGTGTGCTCTAGCTCGGCATTTTTGGTGTTGTTTTCTACTTCTTTTGTGGGTAAGGGTCAGGAGCTCACAGCCATCCCTTTAGTGCAAAGTGCGATGCAGGAGTATTTTGGCTCCATTGGTCTGTATTTTGTCACCGCTGCGATTGTGCTCTTTGCGCTGACTTCTTTGATTGGCAATTATTACTATGCGCAGGCAAATATCAAATATCTCACCAAGTCTAAATTGGTAATGCGAATTTTTCAGGCCAGTGCTGTTTTGATGGTTTTTGTAGGCGCTCAAATGAATTTGAGGCTTGCTTGGACTATCGCAGACATCTTGATGGCATTTATGGCGACATTGAATATCATAGCCATTTTGTTCTTGTCCAACATTGTGCATAAGGTGCTACGCGATTATTTGCAGCAGAAAAAACAGGGGATTGAGCCAAAATTCAGCGCCAAAAAAATGGGAATCAAGAACGCAGAATGCTGGGATTGA
- a CDS encoding HP0495 family protein gives MGRTQDRPRIDYPCKWEYRIIATQEQAVVMAVFEIIEGEYQLEIANHSANGRFVSLHLIVEVASEKIRDEIFQKLTKIPQVKMVI, from the coding sequence ATGGGGCGCACGCAAGACAGACCAAGGATAGACTACCCCTGCAAATGGGAGTATCGAATCATTGCAACACAGGAGCAGGCTGTTGTGATGGCGGTTTTTGAGATTATTGAGGGGGAATATCAACTAGAAATTGCCAATCATTCCGCCAATGGCCGCTTTGTTTCTCTGCATCTTATAGTGGAGGTGGCGAGTGAAAAAATACGCGATGAGATCTTCCAAAAACTCACCAAAATCCCACAAGTAAAGATGGTGATTTAA
- a CDS encoding YbgC/FadM family acyl-CoA thioesterase, translated as MQMRIYYEDTDSGGIVYHGNYLKFCERARSALFFEKNLSPQGEDGGFVVHSLNARYHAALHLGDKIEVELELLETTKSSLTVAHRIYKIYEMQSHSTCRQEVFFMEAKLVYTQRGRAHRIPQDFLEVISWGARKTDQG; from the coding sequence ATGCAGATGCGTATTTATTATGAGGATACTGATAGTGGGGGAATTGTCTATCATGGTAATTATTTGAAATTCTGTGAGCGGGCGCGCAGTGCGCTGTTTTTTGAAAAAAATCTCAGCCCACAGGGTGAAGATGGTGGCTTTGTTGTGCATTCTTTGAACGCTCGCTATCATGCCGCCCTGCATCTAGGCGACAAAATAGAGGTGGAATTGGAATTGCTAGAAACTACAAAAAGCTCCCTCACCGTAGCTCATCGGATCTACAAAATCTATGAAATGCAAAGCCATAGCACTTGTAGGCAGGAGGTTTTTTTCATGGAGGCAAAGCTTGTGTACACACAGCGGGGTAGGGCACATAGGATTCCACAAGATTTTTTGGAGGTGATTTCATGGGGCGCACGCAAGACAGACCAAGGATAG
- a CDS encoding sodium-dependent transporter, producing the protein MNDFSKLGFILATLGSAIGLGHIWRFPYVAGTSGGGAFVLLFLLIAFVIGVSMLIAEMIIGNRTKTNLQDAFVKLDKSKKKRWRWAGIILIGGPTILTFYCIVLGWVLYYLFAISLDLPSTIEESRATFENLVTANLTTQILGFGAVVAITGYFVSRGVKSGIESLNFILMPLLFIIFIGLLFYAMTMPHFPQGWHYMFDFDFSKINSTVLVNSLGQVFFSLSIGAGTIITYAAATEEKQNLFASAMWVVIPGIMISLIAGITIFTFVFEYGAQPDGGPGLVFVTLPLVFYKMGIVGHVICALFMIGLAFAGISSTVSLLEPAVKWMEDKTRLNRFQSSWLLSFLIFVVGVVLIFSLNKDYSSMLSIKGKSLFDAMDWLSANIIMTLGGLASCIFVGWGIKKERLREFTSHYLNPAIFVFWLFCLRYLAPITVLTILVYNLLH; encoded by the coding sequence ATGAATGATTTTTCCAAATTAGGATTTATTTTAGCAACACTTGGAAGTGCTATTGGTCTAGGGCATATTTGGCGTTTTCCTTACGTGGCAGGCACAAGTGGTGGTGGAGCATTTGTGTTACTATTTTTGCTCATTGCCTTTGTGATTGGAGTTTCCATGCTGATTGCTGAAATGATTATAGGCAATCGCACAAAAACCAATCTTCAAGATGCATTTGTAAAACTTGATAAGAGTAAAAAAAAGAGATGGAGGTGGGCAGGAATCATTCTCATTGGCGGGCCTACGATTCTTACTTTTTATTGCATAGTACTAGGCTGGGTGCTTTATTATCTCTTTGCTATCAGCCTTGATTTGCCCTCCACCATAGAAGAGTCTAGAGCCACCTTTGAAAATCTCGTTACGGCCAATCTCACCACACAGATTTTGGGATTTGGCGCCGTTGTGGCCATCACTGGCTATTTTGTATCTCGTGGGGTCAAAAGCGGCATCGAGTCACTCAATTTTATTTTGATGCCACTGCTTTTTATTATCTTCATTGGACTTTTATTCTATGCTATGACGATGCCTCATTTCCCACAGGGCTGGCATTATATGTTTGACTTTGATTTTAGCAAGATTAATAGCACCGTCTTAGTCAATTCCCTAGGCCAGGTGTTTTTTTCACTATCCATCGGTGCAGGCACGATCATCACCTATGCTGCTGCCACAGAAGAAAAACAAAATCTCTTTGCTAGTGCCATGTGGGTAGTAATTCCAGGCATTATGATTTCCCTCATCGCAGGAATTACGATCTTTACTTTTGTATTTGAATATGGCGCACAGCCAGATGGTGGTCCAGGACTAGTATTTGTTACACTACCCTTGGTTTTTTACAAAATGGGGATTGTGGGGCATGTAATCTGTGCGCTCTTTATGATAGGACTTGCATTTGCAGGGATCTCTAGCACTGTTTCCCTACTAGAACCCGCGGTCAAATGGATGGAAGATAAAACACGTTTGAATCGTTTTCAATCCTCTTGGCTTCTGTCATTTTTGATTTTCGTTGTAGGGGTGGTACTCATCTTCTCACTCAATAAAGACTACAGTAGCATGCTTAGCATTAAGGGCAAAAGCCTCTTTGATGCGATGGATTGGCTGAGTGCAAATATTATTATGACGCTTGGCGGACTGGCCTCTTGTATATTTGTGGGCTGGGGGATCAAAAAAGAGCGCTTGAGGGAGTTCACAAGCCATTATTTAAATCCCGCGATTTTTGTCTTTTGGCTATTTTGCCTGCGCTACCTAGCCCCCATTACTGTGCTTACGATTCTTGTTTATAATCTTTTGCACTAA